AACCGATATCACCAAGTATTTGTTAATTGCACATTCAAATACACCCTTTTTCACACATTTTTATCTATTTCAGTTTGTTAGAATATTAACGCCCGACAAATTACAGTCTACAAGCCAAAGGTTGTAAGTAGTAACATTTccatccaaaaatataaaataaaattattttttacagTTTTCTCTTCCAGTAACGAATGCACAGCCTAGCGTCAGCGAATCATACCAGTATGTAGCTAAGCGAAGAACCACATTTTGATAAAGATTGACAAGCCCATTTGCAGCACGAATGCAGAAATGACGACAATCGTGAGTTGGCTACTCTGGATATAAGATCTGAGGTTCAAAGCAACGAAGCTCGATGATGCAGCACCAGCAATTAATATTATAGTCCATCGCAAAAATTCAACTGGAATAACCAGCAGAAACTGGAAGTACCCAAAAAAAACGTCACATCACATTCTGAATATATTGGCAAATAAATGACTTGCAATAAGAATGCGTAAGATTGGATTTCATGCCTATAAGATAGTCATTTATACTTACAGAGCTTAGGACAAAAATGAAAAGGGAATATCCCCACAAGCACCAAAAGCGAACAAGGCTGGCACTTGAACCCATATATTGAAGCAAAAAGTAGTACGCGAGTGGAACTATGAGCGCATAACCATATATGGATCCTGCAGCCACATTTAAATAGTTGACATCAAAGGTCCATGACGAAATGCTGCTTCTTTGCATTAGGTAGGTGGCACAGTTTCCGAGGGAAGCAATCACAAAAACCAACGTTGTGGAGATCCAGACAAGACCGTAACTGAAATATGATAAATAGTAAGGATTCCAGATGAGTCTGATCGATCAGAAATGGAAAAGGACCACATCCTTCATCAAACAACTTGTATCTTAATTTAAAGTTAAAGGCTTGATTCATTTCAGACTTGGAGGAAAAACAAACAAATTTGTTGATAAAGAAGTTACATAAAATTAAGTATCAAAAGAATGTCAATAAGAGTATATACAATCACCATACAACTTACAGATCAGGGTTTGCATCAATTTTGCTGACAAAATCTCCAGTGGTAGGATATAAAGAACTAATCAATCTGTTCAACACAGTATCTGTGTCTACATTGAAATATTGTGAGTAGGAAGAGATGTTAAAGAATCCCTTCCAGTTTGTTTGTTGCTGCTCTCCACCATCTACAACCATTAGCCTTAGTACATAATTAAATTGCACAAGCAAGATCCTTTAGCTCAAATCATTAACTTATTCAATTATTCAACACTTAGAAAGGACTTGGGATAACAATGGATGCATCATCCACACAAATATCTAAGAATCATTCTCACATGAGAGAAGCTCGCCTTTGATACAAACATCATGCATAAAGAGTAATATGTGAGTTCCTTAATACGAGATAAGAAAAAGATAGAACTAACAGCAAATTAACATTGTGCATTCAGCAGGAAAAAAATCACCGCACATCTTAAGTGACACATTCCATTCTCGCTAAAACCTGTATGAGATTTACTCACCTGAAAACCATTAGATTGATCCCTATACTTTTACTTGAATTCATAGATTTTACCATTACTGTTCGTGATTCCATTTCCAGTGTAAGATGTAGATTGTAGGCGAAACAAAGTTGATGCAAAATTTTGTGACTGAATACTACACATGGCTCacatgagagagagagagatgcGTGAATCTTATTATTCAACTTTCTATGTGAATGGtcccacataataaaaaaaagtcCCACATATGAAAAGAAGAATTACATCACCTTGGGTAAATTCCATAATAATTGGTAAACACCACACAATgagacattttttttattttttttggttgATAATGTGTTGTACTcttaaatgataaagaaaattattCATGAATTTGGTGATTTGCGGATAGAAAAAGAAGCAGGGCAGTTTCCTCTTGAAATAGAAATCAATATTTTATATGAAAGCTCAGAATTTACACATGGCATAGCAGGCCTTACTTGCAAAAACACCCGAATGAAGGAGCTAACACCCTGGTGCTCCTCGATCTTTAGAAAGGAGACTAGTGAAAGTACCACCAGGTCATGCTTTCAAGAAAGGACTGGGGACTGGTAGAATGTATCTCAGTCCCTTCTCTATTATTTCCAGGCATCTCACATCTAATTGCCTATCCACCTACTTTATCCGGTCACTCACAGTTTGTAGTACTCTAATATTTTTTTAGCTATTCTACCATAACGAAGAACTTACAGAATACAACCGCTTTCAAAACCTACTTCAACCCTGTTTGAAAATATGTATTTGCATAATCGGTAAAATTAGAAGCTAATAAAAGTGGAGGGATTTTGTTGGATGATAGAAAACAAAGTAATGCTTTAATCTTCACTACCAGAACACAGACACGATCAATTTTCAACCAAAACATAAATACAAAATGCTGCAGTTCGACACACTCTGATCCCTGTAAAATAACTGCCATCAAAGAGTTGATGAGGAAAAATTCTCACCACTGACACCACCTACAGTTTGATATCCCTGACCCTGACCCTGACCCCCACCTCCACCGTTGTTGGGAGGAAATATTTGCAAATTTGCACCAGGAACTACATAGAGTTTCAAAATGGAACTTGTAAGCTTTGGTGGTCAAGATTCATCAAAAACTGGATCTTTGATATAGAAGCTCATACCTTCTTTATTGGTGGTCTTCTGGTCTCCACTAACAACAGCCTGCAAATTTTTTTAACATGGAACTATGATTTCATTTAATCTAAAATATCAGCTGGGCAGCTGATTCAATTTGGTTTCCAAACATTTGTAATCATAATTTTGAATTAATCATCAAAGCACACCAAATTCTTGTTGGCTAATGATTAGTTAATTACAACAGCCACGACTACCAACAAAAAATTGACAATAAAAGTAGTCCTCGCAAACGAATACGAGATTTCGTCAATTTTTCAAGCTCTCGGAGCTAGTAATAAATTCATAACACCGATATATCCATATCTCAACCAGATCAGATTCGATCAAATAATTCCATAACGTAGCTTATAACAAAATTTCTAGCATAAaggagaaaaaaaagaaaagctaGACAGCAGTAAATGCGTACCGGAACAGAGCCTAGCAAGTGGCTGGAGGGAAGATTGGCGAAGGACTCTTCCATCGGATTCAATCTATTAACGAAACGGGAAACACGTTGTATCCAAGCAGTGATGCTAGATGGGGTTAATCTCCGCAATATCAAAACTGTTGGGGGTGTTATTGTGATTTCGAGTGCTTAGTTTGCAAGTTCCAATGTGTCggtccaaataaaaatattttcccggttaaaatGGACTTTAGTAATGAAAATtatgataaattataaaaatatcattaatctaattatatatattttttattctctATTAACTTCGAGAAATAAAAATTAtcgtatttaatatttaaatataatctaACATAACTTACTTGAGCAATCATTTTCAtgaaggcaaaaatttgtgtgagacggtctcacgggtcgtatttgtgagacggatctcttatttgggtcacccatgaaaaagtattactttttatgctaagagtatcactttttattatgaatatgggtagggttgacccgtctcacggattataacccgtgagacggtctcacatgagactcactctttcatGAAATATAccacatttatttaattaagctcATATTATCTCCCTCCCGATACTTGCTTCTTTCCATTTTTACATTTAgttgtatttttttttgttttactaatatattaaaaactctataaatcaataatttttcCCGTATACCTTAGCTAACTGAGTATGAAAAACGTGCAActatttttgaataaaataaatatgtatcATTCTTCATTCATATATACCACGAATAAATTTTTAGTCGTTATCAAGTACTTGAGAATATCATTCAAGACTTTTCAATGCAATGGACCGTGGTTAAACTAAAACTAATATCTACTTGGAAAAAACTATATCAAGTCAAGTAGACACCATACCATGTTTATTATTTCCAATGGTAGACGATAGTGAATATGAGTCATAATTTATATCTCTTCTTCAGTGTTATGGCACAAAGACTTTAACATTGGTAGATACTATATCTGGGACCCTTTCATAAATATCTTTAGTAGCATTCACGCTGCGGTAAATTTCAGACTAATGTCCTTCTACACACTAATGATTTTTTCATTAGAGCAAGGGAcgatctaaaatttttaaaatatatataaatatattgttgaATTTGGAAAATACAGAAAATATAAGATTACAGATATTAAAAGAATGAATATTTTAGGATAATAAGGGTGAAATTACCTATAAGCatcgatttttttttgaaaaaaaaggtAATAATGAGTTTAAAAAACCAGTTTTCAAATGAGTCAGGTTTTAATTAAATAGTAAGATACATATATTTTGATGAAGTGAGAAACCATGTCCGTTATTTTTTGGTGCGAGAGTAAACACTTAAACTAAGACAATAGTCTGTAAATCACTTTAGTCAAGTAAACCGTATTAGGAAAACCCTGTGCAACAAACTCGTTGATAATGTATTGATAAGGAGAATCGAACTTCTGACTATTGATCAAACGTTCACTTACTCTGTTAACTCGAACACCCATTGATATCTCTATATTGAATTACTTGATTGAGCCCTATAAATAAATGCCACTTTCCCACGAGATGAGTTCCAACTTCCAAACAAGATTTGGAATTTATGTTAtctctaaaaaaaaattacgttGATACGATTTAtcataattgtttttaaaaatatatttttatctcaCTGTTGTATTAAATGATTAGAATGGATAAAAATGTTGAAAAAAGGTATTTTAAGATTTCAAAATTAAGGAATACTATATTGTAAAATGTCAAGAAAAcaaaactatttttttaaacCACATGAAACTATTACGGTACGTTTGATTGGAGTGATTAGGtgggtttatgatttttaaacccACATAATCCAATGTCGGACCATCGCCGGCCGTCGGACAACCTCCGTTGCCGGGCCGTCGCCGGATCACTCGTCGGCCGTCGGACCACCTCTGTTGCTGGGcaattttagttttaaaaataaagaaaatgacaattttatcatttcatcaaaaaatttaaaattatcctatacttaaaaatcataccaaacataatactttttacataatatattatatttctataaaagatttttttattatttatatactaattattattttattttatgtccaAAGGCAGTCTTAATGTTTCCCAAAGTAAAAACAACAATATCAATTGATTGAAGTCCAACGATTCAATTCTCCCCCGGGCCAACAATTTCCACGTGGCAACGAATCCCGACCAATCATGTTCCACCCAAATCTAATAAACGGCCCCCATTTAACGGTAACGAATCAACTGTTTGGTTTGATGGGGACTGTTAATTAACCAGTAACCAATCAAGGTCTTTGATTTttacatatttaaaaaattcaatcgAAGAACTTGACAACCTCAGCGAAATTAATTGCCAATTATAACAATTCAATTCTCCCCCTCTCGTTTTCTCTCAAAGAACGGAGGTACATTCGATCTCTGCAAACTACTTCGGGTTTTTTGATTTATTGCCTTGTTTTTTTGGTCAGTAATAAATATTGGACGAGAGAAGAGAGGAAGAAGAAGGGTTGGCTTTGGTGGAGACGGCGTCGTTGGGACCTCCACCTCTGCGGGAAAGGTCTATTCTGATGATCATTTGGCCGTCGAAATTCCAGACACCGCCCACCAAATCAGCCATGGTTCTTTTTTATTCAgtcattttttcttcttttcctttttttttttataaacttcACACTCCGATTCATTCATGGGCGTTCCGTCAGCGAATTAAGTTATTGTGATTTGCATGCATGTTTTTTAATGGTGCCAAACCAACAAGCTTTCTACAGTGGCTGGTTAAGTATTAGAACCAGTATTTTAGAGGAAACGTTGATTGCCGAAAGGGTTTTCCTTCACTCAGTATATTTCGGATGCTTTCGGAAATAAAAAAGATTTAGTTACTTTCTGGGTTTGATTTGAGTTTGTTTGAtatgtttatttgtgatttttaCTTTGCATGTGTAAGCATCTATCTATTCTGAGGATGTTATGTTTTCCAACTTTTTCAATcgggaaattttttttaatcagaTTTGAGCTTTAATTTGTTTAGCCTTATGTTTAATATATCAAAAATTTCTACCTAACACTGGAAAATTGGTTGGTTTAAAATGTTGTATTCTAAATCTTTTACCTGTCCCACGTATGATGTAGACTTTAAGGTGTATCTTAACTAAATTCATTCAAAATATATTAAGTACTTTTAATGGAACTGTTCATCCCTCAACATCAATGTGATGATTTACCTTTGAACTGAACTCATCTATTGATTTTTGTTGCTGATGGCTTGTAATGTCGTTATGTGTTTTA
This genomic interval from Primulina eburnea isolate SZY01 chromosome 16, ASM2296580v1, whole genome shotgun sequence contains the following:
- the LOC140816196 gene encoding uncharacterized protein, whose amino-acid sequence is MEESFANLPSSHLLGSVPAVVSGDQKTTNKEVPGANLQIFPPNNGGGGGQGQGQGYQTVGGVSDGGEQQQTNWKGFFNISSYSQYFNVDTDTVLNRLISSLYPTTGDFVSKIDANPDLYGLVWISTTLVFVIASLGNCATYLMQRSSISSWTFDVNYLNVAAGSIYGYALIVPLAYYFLLQYMGSSASLVRFWCLWGYSLFIFVLSSFLLVIPVEFLRWTIILIAGAASSSFVALNLRSYIQSSQLTIVVISAFVLQMGLSIFIKMWFFA